In one window of Mucilaginibacter auburnensis DNA:
- the trmB gene encoding tRNA (guanosine(46)-N7)-methyltransferase TrmB codes for MGKDKLRRFAEVETFSNVVQLDAGKPFKGNWAADFFKNNKPLVLELACGKGEYTVNLARLFPDKNFIGIDYKGNRIWRGAKTALEDGVNNVGFLRIQIETILEYFAAGEVDEIWITFPDPQPQLSREKKRLTSPRFLDKYKEILKSGGVVNLKTDNDGLHAYTAEKIEELGLKLQVRTEDLYNSEFADEVLSIKTYYERKYLADNKNINYLKFSFE; via the coding sequence ATGGGAAAAGACAAACTAAGGCGTTTTGCCGAGGTAGAAACATTTAGTAATGTAGTGCAGCTGGATGCCGGCAAGCCATTTAAAGGCAACTGGGCAGCTGATTTTTTTAAGAATAATAAACCGCTGGTTTTAGAACTGGCCTGCGGCAAAGGTGAGTATACTGTTAACCTGGCGCGCCTGTTTCCGGATAAAAACTTTATAGGCATTGATTATAAAGGTAACCGCATTTGGCGCGGGGCTAAAACAGCTTTAGAGGATGGCGTTAATAACGTTGGTTTTTTGCGCATACAGATAGAAACCATTCTCGAATATTTTGCAGCAGGCGAAGTGGATGAGATATGGATCACTTTCCCTGACCCACAGCCGCAGTTGAGTCGCGAGAAGAAACGCCTTACGTCGCCGCGGTTTTTAGATAAGTATAAAGAGATACTGAAGTCGGGTGGCGTCGTTAACCTAAAAACAGATAACGACGGTTTACATGCTTACACTGCCGAAAAAATTGAAGAGTTAGGTTTAAAACTACAAGTAAGAACGGAAGATCTTTATAACTCGGAGTTTGCAGATGAGGTATTATCTATCAAAACCTACTACGAAAGAAAATATCTTGCTGATAATAAAAACATCAATTATCTCAAATTCTCGTTTGAATAA
- a CDS encoding MGMT family protein produces MPDYSFFDNVYDVARQIPAGRVTSYGAIAHYLGTKGSSRMVGYAMQASGAAHPPVPAHRVVNRQGLLTAKAHFGGDTMQRLLEAEGIKVKDDQVQDFKTVFWDPSIELAL; encoded by the coding sequence ATGCCCGACTATAGCTTTTTTGATAACGTGTATGATGTTGCCCGCCAGATACCAGCCGGCCGGGTTACATCATATGGAGCTATAGCGCATTACCTGGGTACCAAAGGCTCTTCGCGCATGGTGGGTTATGCTATGCAAGCGTCGGGCGCAGCTCATCCTCCTGTGCCTGCACATAGGGTAGTAAACAGACAAGGCTTATTAACTGCCAAAGCTCATTTTGGCGGTGATACCATGCAGCGTCTGTTAGAGGCCGAGGGTATAAAAGTTAAAGACGACCAGGTACAAGATTTTAAAACCGTATTTTGGGACCCGTCCATAGAACTGGCTTTATAA
- the gldD gene encoding gliding motility lipoprotein GldD encodes MKWFFLIFTAILFITACSGEEDYAPKPRGYYRINFPQRAYQQYQSDNPFTFQYPKYAVMERDTLSKSSGKLLNMQTLLNMQFPQFNATLHLSYETIPSKKIFDELIEDAHKFAFKHTVKASSIDEGIIRYPDRKVYGIYYTIDGNAASSVQFYLTDSVKNYLRGALYFNSEPRLDSIQPVLDFVKQDVDVMIKSFKWKN; translated from the coding sequence ATGAAATGGTTCTTCCTGATATTTACCGCAATACTTTTTATTACCGCATGCAGCGGTGAAGAAGACTATGCACCCAAGCCACGTGGTTATTACCGCATTAACTTTCCGCAAAGGGCGTATCAGCAATATCAGTCTGATAATCCTTTTACCTTTCAATACCCCAAATATGCGGTGATGGAGCGCGATACACTGTCAAAATCATCAGGCAAATTATTGAATATGCAAACGCTGTTAAACATGCAGTTTCCACAGTTTAACGCCACTTTGCATTTGAGTTACGAGACCATCCCATCAAAAAAAATATTTGATGAGTTGATTGAAGACGCGCACAAGTTTGCCTTTAAACATACCGTTAAAGCAAGCAGCATTGATGAGGGCATTATTCGCTACCCCGACCGCAAAGTTTATGGTATTTATTATACCATTGACGGCAATGCGGCATCATCGGTACAATTCTATTTGACTGATAGCGTTAAGAATTATCTGCGAGGTGCTTTATATTTTAACAGCGAACCCCGTTTAGACTCCATCCAGCCTGTGCTTGACTTTGTTAAGCAGGATGTAGATGTGATGATAAAGAGTTTTAAATGGAAAAATTAG
- a CDS encoding nucleotidyltransferase domain-containing protein: MKEIILNKLLELEQRESIKILYACESGSRAWGFESPDSDFDVRFIYAHNNNKYLSITEPPDVLGLPVNEVLDIGGWDLKKALKLFLKSNGPLYEWLQSPIIYQQDEGFVSEIKKLMPAYYSLRAGANHYLSMAHNTYRDDLQANKVKLKRYFYALRPLLACLWIIEKQNVPPMEFAPLRVLIKDDLIQKTIDDLLIKKSAADEKAYISPVEQLNEWLKVTLEYCRTKVPLLSSNKRGVEELNVLFRKHIAS; encoded by the coding sequence ATGAAAGAAATCATTTTAAATAAGCTCTTAGAGTTAGAGCAGCGCGAAAGCATAAAAATTTTATACGCGTGCGAGTCAGGAAGCAGAGCCTGGGGGTTTGAATCACCGGATAGTGATTTTGATGTACGCTTTATTTATGCTCACAACAATAATAAGTATTTAAGTATAACTGAACCGCCCGATGTGCTTGGATTGCCCGTTAACGAAGTTTTGGATATTGGAGGTTGGGACTTAAAAAAGGCGCTGAAACTTTTTCTTAAATCAAACGGGCCATTATACGAGTGGTTACAGTCGCCCATTATTTATCAGCAAGATGAAGGTTTTGTAAGTGAAATAAAAAAGTTAATGCCAGCTTACTATTCTTTACGTGCCGGTGCTAACCATTATTTATCTATGGCGCATAACACCTACAGAGACGATTTGCAGGCGAATAAGGTTAAACTTAAACGCTACTTCTACGCGCTCAGACCTTTACTGGCATGTTTATGGATAATTGAGAAACAAAACGTTCCGCCCATGGAGTTTGCGCCATTGCGGGTGTTAATAAAAGATGATTTGATACAGAAAACCATAGACGACTTGTTGATCAAAAAAAGTGCTGCAGACGAAAAAGCATACATATCACCGGTTGAACAATTAAATGAATGGCTAAAAGTAACGCTTGAGTACTGCCGCACAAAAGTGCCTTTGCTATCATCAAATAAACGGGGCGTTGAGGAATTGAACGTGCTTTTCAGAAAACACATAGCATCATGA
- a CDS encoding HD domain-containing protein: protein MRSATAGEFIIAKLERDLPAYFCYHNDMHTRDVHAAALRLAEGESISPQQTDLLLAAAWYHDSGFLITNEGHEEQSCKLAIEHLPAAGYNAEEIETICHIIHATRLPQSPQDNLGEIIADADLDYLGRDDFFTISDKLYNELLLTAKVKTREEWDRMQIDFMRQHQYFTKTAINTRQAQKELNLAAIKARLHTT, encoded by the coding sequence ATGCGATCTGCAACCGCCGGTGAATTTATTATTGCGAAACTGGAGCGTGACCTGCCAGCTTATTTTTGTTATCATAACGATATGCATACCCGAGACGTACATGCCGCCGCGCTTCGATTGGCCGAAGGTGAAAGTATCAGTCCTCAACAAACAGACCTATTATTGGCGGCTGCCTGGTACCACGACTCGGGGTTTTTAATCACTAACGAGGGGCACGAAGAACAATCGTGCAAATTAGCGATTGAACATTTGCCTGCTGCCGGTTATAATGCCGAAGAAATTGAAACCATATGCCATATTATACACGCTACCCGCCTTCCACAATCGCCACAAGATAATTTAGGTGAGATAATTGCTGATGCTGATCTGGATTATTTGGGCCGCGATGATTTTTTTACCATAAGCGATAAGTTGTATAACGAACTATTGCTAACCGCAAAAGTAAAAACCCGCGAAGAATGGGACCGAATGCAGATTGATTTTATGCGACAGCATCAATATTTCACAAAAACAGCTATAAATACCCGACAAGCGCAAAAAGAGCTTAACTTAGCAGCAATAAAAGCCCGTTTACATACTACATGA
- a CDS encoding YitT family protein, which produces MKNKLIPQWLTDVFYTVAGILFCSFALKSFLVPNSFFDGGVTGISLLIHETYHYNIAYVIVLANLPFIVMGAYQVSRRFALKTLAAVIALGLALLLIPFEPVTSDKLLVSIFGGVFMGIGVGLAMRGGCALDGIEVLALYTGKRISFTISEIILGINIIIFLIAGIKMGLPTALYSILTYYTASRTINFVIEGLEEYTGVTIISGQSEVIKRELVMNLGRGITVYKGERGFLKESFDVSHPVDIIYTVVTRLEVRRLRNIVHDIDPRAFIFTGIIKEAAGGVLKRRARH; this is translated from the coding sequence ATGAAAAATAAACTCATACCACAGTGGCTAACTGATGTTTTTTATACGGTAGCAGGTATTTTGTTTTGCAGCTTCGCCCTTAAAAGCTTTTTGGTTCCTAACAGTTTTTTTGACGGCGGTGTTACCGGTATATCACTGCTGATACACGAAACCTACCATTACAATATTGCTTACGTAATTGTGCTGGCCAACCTGCCTTTTATTGTAATGGGTGCTTACCAGGTTAGTCGCAGGTTTGCGCTAAAAACACTGGCTGCTGTTATTGCTTTGGGTTTAGCGCTGTTACTCATTCCGTTTGAGCCCGTTACCAGCGATAAGTTGTTGGTATCCATCTTCGGTGGTGTGTTTATGGGTATAGGTGTGGGTTTGGCCATGCGTGGGGGCTGCGCGTTAGATGGCATTGAAGTTTTAGCGCTTTATACAGGTAAACGCATCAGCTTTACCATTAGCGAGATCATTTTGGGCATTAACATTATTATCTTCCTGATAGCGGGTATAAAAATGGGGTTGCCTACCGCGCTTTATTCTATACTGACCTATTATACAGCATCGCGCACCATCAACTTTGTTATTGAAGGTTTGGAAGAATATACAGGGGTTACCATTATATCTGGCCAAAGCGAAGTTATTAAGCGTGAACTGGTAATGAACCTTGGCCGTGGCATTACCGTTTACAAAGGCGAGCGCGGCTTTTTAAAAGAGAGCTTTGATGTTAGCCACCCGGTTGACATCATCTATACCGTTGTTACCCGCCTGGAAGTACGCCGCTTGCGCAACATTGTACATGATATAGACCCGCGCGCGTTCATCTTTACCGGCATTATTAAAGAAGCCGCCGGTGGAGTGCTGAAGAGACGGGCAAGGCATTAA
- a CDS encoding shikimate dehydrogenase family protein, protein MKYYGLIGFPLSHSFSKKYFAEKFKSENITDAVYDNYPLENIEGLQDLLDENPKLCGLNVTVPHKKNVLRFLDWVEHDARKAGAVNCIRVIKESPVMAAFSGEVGIKDHDFRLEGYNTDLYGFEMSLKPLLKRHHEKALILGDGGAAQAVKCTLENLEIPFTVVTRKPDGDNILFDDLKPHHIKNHKLIINTTPLGTYPNVDEFPPIPYGAITDDHLLYDLIYNPEETVFLRKGREQGAATKNGYEMLLLQAEKSWEIWNSEEKHP, encoded by the coding sequence ATGAAATATTACGGTTTGATTGGCTTTCCGCTTTCACATTCTTTTTCAAAAAAGTACTTTGCTGAAAAATTTAAAAGCGAGAACATTACAGATGCTGTGTATGACAATTACCCTTTAGAAAACATTGAAGGCTTGCAGGATCTGCTTGATGAAAACCCAAAACTTTGTGGTCTGAACGTTACTGTTCCACATAAAAAAAACGTATTACGCTTTTTAGATTGGGTAGAGCATGATGCGCGCAAGGCCGGTGCAGTTAATTGTATCAGAGTAATAAAGGAGAGCCCGGTTATGGCTGCTTTTTCGGGTGAAGTAGGTATTAAAGACCATGACTTCAGGCTGGAAGGTTATAATACTGATCTGTATGGCTTTGAAATGTCATTAAAGCCCTTACTTAAAAGACATCACGAAAAAGCGCTTATTTTAGGCGATGGCGGGGCTGCCCAGGCTGTTAAATGCACTTTAGAGAACCTGGAGATACCGTTTACCGTGGTTACCCGCAAGCCGGATGGCGATAATATTTTGTTTGATGATCTGAAACCGCATCATATCAAAAATCACAAACTCATTATTAATACTACTCCCTTGGGCACCTATCCTAATGTTGACGAGTTTCCGCCAATTCCATATGGAGCTATCACAGACGATCACCTGTTGTACGATCTGATCTATAACCCGGAAGAAACTGTATTTCTAAGAAAAGGTCGCGAACAGGGAGCCGCAACTAAAAACGGCTATGAAATGCTGCTTTTGCAGGCTGAAAAATCATGGGAGATCTGGAACTCGGAGGAGAAACATCCATGA
- the rbfA gene encoding 30S ribosome-binding factor RbfA, whose protein sequence is MESKRQQKFAGVIQEDLAAIFQREGMNYLPNTLVTITKVRVTPDLAIARVFLSFFNNSNVAQALHTVKSHASEIRYKLGARIKDQVRIIPQLEFFVDDTNEYVERMDKIFDKISKEERQPDSE, encoded by the coding sequence ATGGAGTCAAAACGTCAACAAAAATTTGCCGGAGTAATTCAGGAAGATCTTGCGGCCATATTTCAGCGCGAAGGCATGAACTATTTGCCCAATACCCTGGTAACCATTACCAAAGTACGCGTTACGCCCGATCTGGCCATTGCCCGTGTGTTCTTGAGCTTTTTTAACAACAGCAACGTGGCACAGGCCTTACATACAGTTAAATCGCACGCCTCAGAAATACGATATAAGTTAGGCGCCCGCATTAAAGACCAGGTGAGGATAATACCTCAGCTCGAGTTTTTTGTGGATGATACCAACGAATACGTTGAGCGCATGGATAAAATATTTGATAAAATAAGTAAGGAAGAGCGCCAACCCGACAGCGAATAG
- a CDS encoding SRPBCC family protein gives MKTYHLKFEQKLPIPLAETWDFFTSPLNLAKITPKEMAFKVTSPFTPETKIYPGMIITYKVSPVLGIKLNWMTEITHVKDMEYFIDEQRFGPYALWHHQHHFKEIKGGVLMTDILNYAIPYGPIGTLANALFVGKEVQKIFTYREKAINEMFGVYKEQE, from the coding sequence GTGAAAACTTACCATCTAAAATTTGAGCAGAAGCTGCCTATCCCTTTAGCCGAAACATGGGACTTTTTTACATCGCCCTTAAATCTGGCTAAAATAACGCCTAAAGAAATGGCTTTTAAGGTGACGTCGCCTTTTACACCGGAGACAAAGATCTATCCGGGCATGATCATCACTTATAAAGTGTCGCCGGTACTGGGAATCAAACTTAACTGGATGACGGAGATCACCCATGTTAAGGATATGGAATACTTTATTGACGAGCAACGTTTTGGCCCTTACGCCCTATGGCACCATCAACACCATTTTAAGGAAATAAAGGGTGGCGTTCTAATGACCGACATTTTAAACTACGCCATACCCTACGGACCGATAGGCACATTAGCTAACGCCTTATTTGTAGGCAAAGAAGTACAAAAGATATTCACCTACCGCGAGAAAGCCATTAACGAAATGTTCGGCGTGTATAAAGAGCAGGAGTAG
- a CDS encoding SGNH/GDSL hydrolase family protein — protein sequence MKRFALLFLVLCVFAACKKKKEIPSYKVLILGNSVTYSRADTTYKWTGNWGMAATSADKDYVHLFTEELKKINSNNDVRIRNIAQFEVEFDTYNVAENLKDELAYNPDLLILRIGENVTRTQEGDLFDLKYQGLINSFKAKNPSIKILAAGSVWPYRELANEVMKKHSQFISLDFLQYDTSNYAYGQFENPAVQPHPSDKGMAAIARYLFETVKPMLYPGNN from the coding sequence ATGAAACGTTTTGCGCTGCTTTTCCTTGTTTTATGTGTATTTGCAGCCTGCAAAAAAAAGAAAGAGATTCCCTCTTATAAAGTATTGATACTGGGTAACAGCGTTACTTACTCCAGGGCTGACACCACATATAAGTGGACCGGCAATTGGGGCATGGCTGCTACCAGTGCCGACAAAGATTATGTGCATCTGTTTACCGAAGAATTAAAAAAGATAAACAGCAACAACGACGTAAGGATAAGAAACATAGCCCAATTTGAGGTTGAATTTGACACCTATAATGTTGCCGAAAATTTAAAAGACGAACTGGCCTATAATCCTGACCTGTTGATACTACGCATAGGCGAGAATGTAACACGTACCCAAGAAGGAGATCTGTTCGATCTAAAATATCAGGGCCTGATCAATTCTTTCAAAGCTAAAAATCCATCTATAAAAATACTGGCTGCAGGTTCGGTTTGGCCATACCGTGAATTAGCCAATGAAGTAATGAAGAAACATTCACAGTTCATTTCGTTAGACTTTTTGCAGTACGATACATCCAACTACGCTTACGGTCAGTTTGAAAATCCCGCTGTACAACCCCATCCTTCAGATAAAGGCATGGCTGCTATAGCCCGATATTTATTTGAGACGGTAAAACCAATGCTATATCCCGGCAATAATTAA
- a CDS encoding SDR family oxidoreductase, whose translation MSKVILVTGASSGIGLASATALHNAGHTVYGTTRNIDKVKNALPFKLIQLDVTSDESAESAVAEVIKAEGKIDMLVNNAGNGIAGPAYAMPVDKAKQQFEVNFFGVVRMCSKVIPEMLKRNSGTVVNISSLGGLFGLPYQSMYSASKYAIEGYSESMRMELLKTGVKVVTINPGDFKSDFSSNREKILFTVDNAQLNMQYNAAVAGMEKDEAAGANPQAIGKQLVKIAATSSPKHQYLVGAIGQTIAVTLKKMLPGGLFEKLMADHYGIK comes from the coding sequence ATGAGCAAAGTTATTTTGGTTACCGGCGCATCATCGGGCATTGGCCTGGCCAGCGCAACCGCGCTGCATAACGCAGGCCACACCGTTTACGGTACTACCCGTAATATTGATAAAGTTAAGAACGCCCTTCCGTTCAAACTGATACAACTTGATGTTACCAGCGATGAATCGGCCGAAAGCGCTGTAGCGGAAGTAATAAAGGCCGAAGGCAAAATTGATATGTTGGTTAACAACGCCGGTAACGGTATTGCAGGCCCGGCTTACGCTATGCCGGTTGACAAGGCTAAACAGCAGTTTGAGGTTAACTTTTTTGGTGTAGTGCGCATGTGCAGCAAGGTAATACCCGAGATGCTTAAACGCAACAGTGGCACCGTGGTTAACATAAGTTCGTTAGGTGGTTTGTTTGGTTTGCCTTACCAAAGCATGTACAGCGCATCTAAATATGCTATTGAAGGGTATTCTGAAAGTATGCGTATGGAGCTGCTGAAAACGGGGGTTAAGGTTGTAACCATTAATCCCGGCGATTTTAAATCAGACTTTAGCAGCAACCGCGAAAAAATACTTTTTACAGTTGATAACGCGCAGCTCAACATGCAATATAACGCCGCTGTTGCAGGGATGGAGAAAGATGAGGCCGCAGGAGCTAATCCGCAGGCCATTGGTAAGCAACTGGTTAAAATAGCGGCAACATCAAGCCCTAAACATCAGTATTTAGTAGGCGCTATTGGGCAAACTATTGCGGTTACACTAAAGAAAATGTTGCCTGGCGGCTTGTTTGAAAAACTAATGGCTGACCATTACGGAATAAAGTAG
- a CDS encoding DNA polymerase beta superfamily protein, protein MTFEELKQSNNLLLLDCISGSTAYNLNTEHSDLDKKGVFITPKTTLFGFEQQTQIASARNDEVYFEVGRFIDLLTKNNPNILELLSTPAEFVLYRHPLMDLVKPKQFLSKLCLNTFAGYAYTQIKKAKGLNKKINQPLPVERKSVLDFCYVIYNNGSISLQQWLKLNWLDQAECGLVSVDHFRNVYLLYSSKQLSAGNLRGIVSGQDANDVQLSQVPKGINHLAVMSFNKDGYSMYCREYREYKEWEENRNEERFRSTLSHGKSYDAKNMMHTIRLLNMAEEIAIHQQIFVERTDREFLLSIRRGEFEFAELMVMIEKKMKRIEAAYAISNLPERPDTLEAERILVEIRENYYR, encoded by the coding sequence ATGACTTTTGAAGAGCTTAAGCAAAGTAATAACCTGTTACTGCTTGATTGCATAAGCGGAAGTACGGCATACAATCTTAATACGGAACATTCCGACCTGGATAAAAAGGGTGTATTTATAACTCCAAAAACAACCTTGTTTGGCTTTGAACAACAAACACAAATAGCGAGTGCCCGTAATGATGAAGTTTATTTTGAAGTCGGACGATTTATAGATCTGCTAACTAAAAACAACCCTAATATACTGGAACTGCTGAGTACGCCCGCGGAGTTTGTATTATACAGGCATCCGTTGATGGATTTGGTAAAGCCGAAGCAATTTCTTTCAAAACTTTGTCTTAACACATTTGCAGGTTATGCTTATACGCAGATCAAAAAAGCAAAAGGTTTAAACAAGAAAATAAATCAACCACTTCCGGTTGAACGGAAGTCGGTTTTAGACTTTTGCTATGTTATATATAACAACGGGAGTATTTCTTTGCAACAATGGTTAAAGCTAAATTGGCTTGATCAGGCAGAATGTGGACTGGTGAGTGTCGATCATTTCAGAAATGTTTACTTATTGTACAGCAGTAAGCAGCTTAGCGCAGGCAATTTACGCGGGATAGTTTCCGGACAAGATGCAAACGATGTGCAGTTGAGCCAGGTTCCGAAAGGTATTAACCATTTAGCTGTAATGAGTTTTAATAAGGATGGTTATTCCATGTATTGCCGCGAATACAGAGAGTACAAGGAATGGGAAGAAAACCGAAATGAAGAACGTTTTAGAAGTACATTATCTCATGGCAAGAGTTACGATGCAAAGAATATGATGCACACCATCCGATTGCTAAACATGGCTGAAGAAATTGCCATTCATCAACAGATATTTGTAGAGCGAACAGACCGTGAGTTTTTATTAAGCATACGAAGAGGGGAATTTGAGTTTGCCGAACTCATGGTAATGATTGAAAAAAAGATGAAAAGAATAGAAGCGGCATACGCCATTTCAAACTTACCCGAGCGTCCGGATACCCTGGAAGCAGAACGCATATTGGTAGAAATAAGAGAAAATTACTACCGTTAA
- a CDS encoding FtsX-like permease family protein has translation MNTSIYIAKRYLFSKKKTHAINIISGISMVGVFIGSATLIIILSAFNGLEDVILKLYSNFTPELKIEARLGKTFDPNTPYFNSLRKDSRIFSFTEALEEKGMVKYRDKNFIANIKGMSDDFLKNKNLDSAIQDGGFVLNAGGKPFAVIGTAVQTSLSVNVHDEMTPMVIYSPRRTTGASISPMDEFKVANIYPSGVFSIQQEFDDIVVVSLDFARELLGEPKQVSSLELTYKAGSNIDRIQEEIEEKLGNTFIVKNRNQQNVELYKTLNFERWSIFMILTFVLVVAIFNIVGTLTMLVIDKRQDIAILTSVGANKRLIQRIFFFEGMMIAMTGCVIGLAVGLVFCLLQQRYGFIKMSENVTILTSYPIKLIVSDFALVLFTVTVISVIASAISARLSVKGLDDIKHDL, from the coding sequence TTGAATACGTCCATTTACATAGCTAAACGGTATCTTTTCTCAAAAAAGAAAACGCATGCTATCAATATAATTTCGGGCATTTCAATGGTGGGGGTTTTTATAGGCAGCGCTACACTTATCATTATCCTATCGGCATTTAACGGACTTGAAGATGTAATACTTAAACTATACAGCAACTTTACGCCCGAACTTAAGATTGAAGCACGTTTGGGTAAAACGTTTGACCCAAACACGCCGTATTTTAATTCTTTACGCAAGGACAGCCGCATATTCTCGTTCACCGAAGCGCTTGAAGAAAAAGGCATGGTAAAGTATAGGGACAAAAATTTCATTGCCAACATTAAAGGCATGAGCGATGATTTTTTGAAGAACAAAAACCTGGACAGCGCCATACAGGATGGTGGTTTTGTGCTAAACGCCGGCGGCAAACCGTTTGCAGTTATTGGCACTGCTGTGCAAACCAGTTTATCAGTAAACGTGCACGATGAAATGACCCCAATGGTTATTTATTCACCGAGGCGCACTACTGGCGCTTCTATCAGCCCGATGGATGAGTTTAAGGTGGCTAATATATACCCTTCGGGTGTGTTTTCCATACAACAGGAATTCGATGATATAGTGGTTGTATCGCTTGATTTTGCCAGAGAACTACTTGGCGAACCAAAACAGGTATCGTCCTTAGAACTAACCTATAAAGCCGGCTCCAATATTGATCGCATTCAGGAAGAAATAGAAGAAAAACTCGGCAATACGTTTATTGTAAAAAACCGGAATCAGCAAAATGTTGAACTCTACAAAACACTCAATTTTGAACGCTGGTCTATTTTCATGATCCTTACGTTTGTATTGGTGGTAGCTATATTTAACATAGTCGGCACCTTAACCATGTTGGTTATTGACAAGCGGCAGGACATTGCCATATTAACCAGCGTTGGCGCCAATAAGCGTTTGATACAGCGTATTTTCTTTTTTGAAGGAATGATGATAGCCATGACGGGATGTGTGATTGGCTTAGCTGTTGGCCTGGTGTTTTGCCTGCTGCAACAACGCTATGGCTTTATAAAAATGAGCGAGAATGTAACCATACTAACCAGCTATCCAATAAAACTTATAGTAAGTGATTTTGCACTCGTATTATTCACAGTTACAGTAATTTCTGTTATAGCATCAGCAATTAGCGCGCGTTTAAGTGTTAAAGGATTAGATGATATCAAACATGATTTGTAA
- a CDS encoding MBL fold metallo-hydrolase, whose product MAAVQIFPNNPFEENTYIVYDETNECVIIDPGMYTASEQNVVVNFIKDNSLKPVALLNTHCHIDHVLGNKLIFDLYGLKPRFHKGEMDVLDAVIAYAPQFGLRYDASPLPDEFLTKDGWVTFGNSTFQIIFCPGHSPAHVCFYDEKANHLIGGDVLFRGSIGRTDLPGGNHQLLMSNIHEKLFTLPDDCVVYPGHGPETTIGFEKQYNPFFN is encoded by the coding sequence ATGGCTGCTGTACAAATATTTCCCAATAACCCTTTCGAAGAGAATACTTATATAGTTTACGACGAGACCAACGAGTGCGTTATTATTGACCCGGGTATGTATACCGCGTCTGAACAGAATGTGGTGGTTAACTTTATTAAAGATAATAGTTTAAAACCCGTTGCATTGCTCAATACCCATTGCCATATTGACCACGTATTAGGTAACAAACTAATATTTGACCTGTACGGTTTAAAACCACGCTTTCACAAAGGCGAAATGGATGTGTTAGATGCGGTAATAGCCTATGCTCCACAATTTGGATTACGTTATGACGCTTCTCCCCTGCCTGATGAGTTTTTGACGAAAGACGGATGGGTGACATTTGGCAACTCAACCTTTCAGATCATTTTTTGCCCCGGCCATTCTCCGGCGCATGTGTGTTTTTACGATGAAAAAGCCAATCATTTAATTGGCGGCGATGTATTGTTCAGGGGTAGCATTGGTCGTACCGACCTGCCGGGCGGTAACCATCAGTTATTGATGAGTAACATACACGAAAAGTTATTTACCCTGCCTGATGATTGTGTGGTTTATCCGGGTCATGGCCCTGAAACCACCATTGGGTTTGAAAAACAATATAATCCATTCTTTAATTAG
- a CDS encoding ribonuclease H-like YkuK family protein, which yields MTWRKFSGEIIQSPIIEEVEQAIERESLLGNKLKVCIGTDSQVKGTVTDFATVIVFLREARGGFMFIHQERSTQKMSIKERMLSEVQKSIDTAYSLCDLLDLYDVDLEVHADINTNPMFKSNQALHEAMGYILSMGFVFKAKPEAFASSYCANKIVQ from the coding sequence ATGACCTGGAGAAAATTTAGCGGCGAGATCATCCAATCGCCAATTATTGAAGAAGTAGAGCAGGCAATTGAGCGCGAAAGCCTGTTAGGCAACAAGCTTAAAGTATGCATTGGTACCGACTCGCAGGTAAAAGGCACCGTTACCGACTTTGCTACCGTTATTGTGTTTTTACGCGAGGCACGCGGTGGTTTTATGTTCATCCACCAGGAGCGCAGCACCCAAAAAATGAGCATTAAGGAGCGCATGTTAAGCGAAGTGCAAAAGTCTATTGATACTGCGTACAGTCTTTGTGATCTGCTTGACCTCTATGATGTTGACCTGGAAGTACATGCCGACATTAACACTAACCCAATGTTCAAGTCAAATCAGGCACTGCATGAGGCTATGGGCTATATTTTGAGCATGGGCTTTGTATTTAAGGCTAAGCCAGAAGCGTTTGCCAGCTCATACTGCGCCAATAAGATAGTGCAGTAG